Proteins encoded together in one Dermacentor variabilis isolate Ectoservices chromosome 2, ASM5094787v1, whole genome shotgun sequence window:
- the Sec61beta gene encoding sec61 translocon subunit beta codes for MPASPSSTNVGAGGRSPKTVAAPRSSGGSTVKQRKTTSASSGRTRTPGAAGGGMWKFYTDDSPGIKVGPVPVLVMSLLFIASVFMLHIWGKYTRS; via the exons ATG CCGGCATCGCCAAGTTCAACGAACGTTGGGGCTGGGGGCAGGTCACCGAAGACGGTGGCAGCGCCGCGGTCCTCGGGAGGTTCCACCGTCAAGCAGAG GAAAACTACCTCAGCGAGCAGTGGCAGGACACGTACTCCAGGGGCAGCTGGTGGTGGAATGTGGAAGTTCTACACAGACGACTCTCCAGGAATTAAAGT GGGTCCTGTGCCAGTACTGGTGATGAGCTTGCTGTTCATTGCCTCTGTGTTCATGCTTCACATCTGGGGAAAGTACACAAGATCTTGA